A region from the uncultured Draconibacterium sp. genome encodes:
- a CDS encoding ThuA domain-containing protein, giving the protein MIRILKYIILLIFIPQIICACTGNNKNTVLIVDGFSNHNWKQTTQVVTSILEESGLFHVSVSTSPSEPDDGGWSLWNPDFKAYDVVLLNCNNIHNKEIRWPEDVEKKLEKYVAEGGGLYILHSANNAFAHWPEYNKMIGLGWRSPEQGVALQVEDDGEIKRIPVGQGKSTYHGPRHDAVIQILNNHPINKNYPKAWLTPDMELYKFARGPAENLTVLSYSTDPETNINWPVDWVVAYGKGRVYNSSMGHLWKGDTYPVGYRCNGFQTTLIRATEWLATGKTSYKVPTDFPTQNKVSLVAEETEK; this is encoded by the coding sequence ATGATAAGGATCTTAAAATATATAATTCTCTTGATTTTTATTCCACAAATTATTTGTGCTTGTACAGGTAATAATAAAAATACAGTACTGATAGTGGATGGTTTTAGTAACCACAACTGGAAACAAACTACGCAGGTGGTAACATCAATTTTGGAAGAAAGTGGCTTGTTTCATGTCTCAGTTTCTACTTCTCCATCGGAACCGGATGATGGTGGCTGGAGCTTGTGGAATCCTGATTTTAAAGCCTATGACGTGGTTTTGCTGAATTGCAATAACATTCACAATAAAGAAATCCGTTGGCCTGAGGATGTGGAGAAGAAGCTAGAAAAATATGTTGCTGAAGGTGGTGGTTTGTACATTCTTCATTCGGCCAACAATGCCTTTGCGCATTGGCCCGAATACAACAAAATGATTGGCCTTGGTTGGCGAAGCCCGGAACAAGGAGTTGCTTTGCAAGTGGAGGATGATGGCGAAATAAAACGCATTCCGGTAGGGCAGGGTAAATCAACTTATCATGGCCCGCGACACGATGCTGTAATTCAAATTTTGAATAATCATCCCATAAATAAAAATTACCCCAAAGCCTGGCTTACTCCTGATATGGAACTGTATAAGTTTGCTCGTGGCCCTGCTGAAAATCTTACGGTTTTATCGTATTCTACCGACCCTGAAACAAATATTAACTGGCCGGTTGATTGGGTTGTGGCTTATGGAAAAGGACGGGTGTACAATTCGAGTATGGGGCATTTATGGAAAGGCGATACCTACCCGGTTGGCTACAGGTGTAATGGATTTCAAACCACATTAATTCGCGCAACAGAGTGGTTGGCTACCGGAAAAACAAGTTATAAAGTTCCAACCGATTTCCCGACACAGAATAAGGTAAGCTTGGTTGCAGAAGAAACTGAAAAATAG
- a CDS encoding heparinase II/III family protein, producing the protein MKHLNRLLTLLFTIILFSSCATKEKQVEKLDINTWLELADANVIYPTQAQIAMLERVIPDSKYQPAPPVSDRAHWNEIAQKESGQEYLKEAISLLDKKPEIPIADEIYYRANREGNRGIYKPRYYRTMDRLEKFILGECIENRGRFLPQIEVYCDSIIAMKSWLHPNHDRDNDVLEGRRVSIDLGARKFGLVLALADALLEDRLPEILRSKIAEQLQWRIMDSYLRSCKLEEDKSNHWIRATSNWNSVCTSGTIFTTIVKSENYNERVAAIGCAINCMVFYLSGFGSDGYCSEGTGYWNYGFGHYLYLAEILYDYTEGKINLFDFNDPVKLKNVAHFPETFQIHEGMYAPFSDGVTRIKSGSDNFAYLMAAKYYGAKKPAAFIPDESVQRLLGWSGLDSYVDENDKSPLPEYTYFDDFGIVISRGQQQKPFSIAIKAGHNAENHNHMDVGSYVLVLDQDYIAGDIGAPSYIAGAFSDDNPARSSWGHPVPRLENTLQSKGEEFRGEILETSFTAETDKVVMDIKPAYHVEGLQKLVRTMENNKTGDGTITIKDEFSASNPVQFGTAVMVNVAYQIVNDNTVLVQSENQKVEVKIITEGASVKISDEVVPVEHLRSGKKSYRIGIDFTEKVKNGMITVTYKPL; encoded by the coding sequence ATGAAGCATTTAAATCGACTATTAACACTACTTTTCACGATAATTTTATTCAGTAGTTGCGCAACTAAAGAAAAACAAGTCGAAAAACTGGATATAAATACATGGCTCGAACTCGCTGATGCAAATGTAATTTATCCTACACAAGCGCAAATTGCCATGTTGGAGAGGGTAATTCCTGATTCAAAATATCAACCTGCACCACCGGTGAGTGACCGAGCACATTGGAACGAAATTGCCCAAAAAGAATCAGGCCAGGAATACCTGAAAGAAGCCATTTCTTTATTGGACAAGAAGCCCGAAATCCCCATCGCTGACGAAATCTATTACCGTGCCAACCGCGAAGGTAATCGGGGCATTTATAAACCACGATATTACCGTACCATGGACAGGTTAGAGAAATTTATCCTGGGAGAATGTATCGAAAATCGGGGTCGTTTCCTTCCTCAAATTGAGGTGTATTGCGACTCAATAATTGCCATGAAATCGTGGCTGCATCCTAACCACGACCGCGACAACGATGTGCTTGAAGGCCGACGGGTTTCCATCGATTTGGGGGCGCGTAAGTTTGGCCTGGTGTTGGCTTTGGCCGATGCTTTATTGGAAGATAGATTGCCTGAGATTCTACGATCTAAAATTGCAGAACAATTGCAGTGGCGGATTATGGATTCGTACCTAAGATCGTGTAAACTGGAGGAGGATAAAAGTAACCACTGGATTCGGGCTACCAGCAACTGGAACTCGGTGTGCACCAGCGGAACCATTTTCACAACAATTGTAAAATCTGAAAATTACAACGAGCGTGTAGCTGCAATTGGATGCGCTATTAATTGTATGGTTTTTTACCTTTCAGGTTTTGGCAGCGATGGTTATTGCTCGGAAGGTACCGGTTATTGGAACTATGGTTTTGGGCACTACCTGTATCTTGCTGAAATACTTTATGATTATACCGAAGGAAAAATAAATCTTTTTGATTTTAACGACCCCGTGAAATTAAAGAACGTAGCGCATTTCCCCGAAACCTTTCAGATACACGAAGGCATGTATGCGCCATTCTCTGATGGGGTAACACGGATAAAATCCGGTAGCGATAATTTTGCCTATTTGATGGCTGCCAAATATTACGGCGCCAAAAAACCGGCAGCTTTTATTCCTGATGAATCGGTACAAAGGCTTTTGGGGTGGTCGGGCCTTGATAGCTATGTTGACGAAAACGATAAATCGCCTCTGCCAGAGTACACCTATTTCGACGACTTTGGTATTGTAATTTCGCGTGGGCAACAACAAAAACCATTCTCGATAGCCATAAAAGCCGGTCACAATGCCGAGAACCACAACCACATGGATGTTGGAAGTTACGTGCTGGTGTTAGACCAGGATTATATTGCTGGAGACATTGGTGCTCCGTCGTACATCGCCGGGGCTTTTTCCGACGATAACCCTGCCCGGAGTTCGTGGGGGCATCCGGTGCCGCGCCTTGAAAACACCTTACAGTCGAAAGGTGAAGAATTCCGTGGAGAGATTTTGGAAACGAGTTTCACTGCCGAAACCGACAAAGTGGTAATGGATATTAAACCGGCTTACCACGTGGAAGGGTTGCAAAAACTTGTGCGGACAATGGAAAACAATAAAACCGGTGATGGAACAATTACAATTAAAGACGAGTTTAGCGCATCAAATCCTGTGCAATTCGGAACTGCCGTTATGGTAAATGTTGCTTATCAAATTGTTAACGACAATACTGTTCTGGTTCAATCCGAAAATCAGAAAGTAGAAGTTAAAATAATTACGGAAGGAGCCAGCGTGAAAATAAGCGACGAAGTGGTTCCTGTTGAACACTTACGCAGCGGGAAAAAATCGTATCGCATTGGTATTGATTTTACAGAAAAGGTAAAGAATGGCATGATTACGGTAACTTATAAGCCACTTTAA
- a CDS encoding arylsulfatase, with protein sequence MTLHKYISKLAVLVVCGLFFSCEVKQEKKINPNIVIIYTDDQGSGDVSALNPNAKFKTPNIDRLVAEGVTFTDGHSSDAVCTPSRYTLLTGRYSWRTSLKKGVLGADGPCLIEKDRMTIASMLKEQGYNTAMVGKWHLQMNFAGTKGKNRDWSQPFTDGPIEKGFDYFFGLPASMNFGVLTYLENDRVLEPATLWTKKKKNPIPSSFHNAVSPADYRMTPPFMDEPESRGWIEAAPSFNDELVLETFAAKAVEYIDRVADDAKNGKPFFLYFPVTSPHLPHCTHPDFRGRTACGNYGDFIEETDYRVGQVLNALKENGLEENTLVIFSADNGAETNYVYQRDTYDHWSCMNFKGGKRDIYEGGHRVPFLMRWPKVIKAGSKVDVPVCQSDYLVTIAEIVGAEIPENAAEDSYNLLPLISENIPKEEYQSDRAIIHHSASGHFAIRKGKWKLNMLRGSGGSYKPSFIEPKEGEALYELYDMENDPGETTNLYFEHPEIVESLTAEITEIIETGRSTDGAPQSFVKDNWEQVFWMELQ encoded by the coding sequence ATGACCTTGCATAAATATATTTCAAAACTTGCAGTGTTGGTAGTTTGTGGCCTGTTTTTTAGTTGCGAAGTGAAACAGGAAAAAAAAATAAACCCCAACATAGTAATCATCTACACCGACGATCAGGGCTCTGGTGATGTGAGTGCACTAAACCCAAACGCCAAATTTAAAACACCTAACATCGACCGGCTTGTTGCTGAAGGAGTAACTTTTACCGACGGGCACAGCAGCGATGCCGTTTGCACACCATCGCGCTACACGCTACTTACCGGAAGATATAGTTGGCGAACTTCGCTAAAAAAAGGAGTGCTTGGAGCCGATGGCCCCTGTTTGATTGAAAAAGACCGTATGACCATCGCATCGATGCTAAAAGAACAAGGCTACAACACGGCAATGGTTGGTAAATGGCACCTTCAAATGAACTTTGCGGGGACCAAAGGCAAAAACCGCGATTGGTCGCAACCGTTTACCGACGGCCCTATCGAAAAAGGATTTGATTACTTTTTCGGACTGCCGGCATCCATGAATTTTGGTGTGCTAACCTATTTAGAAAACGACCGGGTTTTGGAACCCGCAACACTATGGACCAAAAAGAAAAAGAATCCAATTCCTAGCTCTTTCCACAATGCAGTTAGTCCTGCAGATTACCGGATGACACCGCCTTTTATGGATGAGCCTGAAAGTAGAGGTTGGATTGAGGCCGCACCATCGTTTAACGACGAGTTGGTGCTGGAAACTTTCGCAGCCAAAGCGGTTGAGTACATCGATAGAGTTGCCGATGATGCAAAAAACGGAAAACCCTTCTTTTTGTATTTCCCGGTAACCAGTCCACACTTGCCCCATTGTACCCACCCCGATTTTCGGGGACGAACCGCATGTGGTAACTATGGCGATTTTATAGAAGAAACCGATTACCGTGTTGGACAAGTGCTGAATGCCCTAAAAGAAAATGGACTGGAAGAAAACACATTGGTCATATTTTCCGCCGACAATGGTGCCGAAACAAATTACGTATACCAGCGCGACACATACGACCACTGGAGCTGTATGAACTTTAAAGGCGGGAAACGTGATATTTACGAAGGCGGACACCGTGTTCCGTTTTTAATGCGCTGGCCAAAAGTAATCAAGGCCGGGAGCAAGGTTGATGTGCCGGTTTGCCAGTCGGATTACCTGGTAACTATTGCCGAAATTGTTGGTGCTGAAATTCCTGAAAATGCTGCCGAAGACAGCTATAACTTGCTACCCTTGATTTCAGAAAATATTCCGAAAGAAGAATACCAATCAGATAGAGCCATTATTCATCATTCGGCAAGTGGTCATTTTGCCATTCGCAAAGGCAAATGGAAACTGAATATGTTACGCGGCTCGGGAGGCTCTTATAAACCATCTTTTATTGAACCCAAGGAAGGTGAAGCACTTTACGAACTTTACGATATGGAAAACGACCCAGGCGAAACTACAAACCTGTATTTCGAACACCCTGAAATTGTAGAATCGCTAACAGCTGAAATCACCGAAATTATTGAAACCGGTAGGTCGACTGATGGTGCTCCACAATCATTTGTAAAAGACAACTGGGAGCAGGTATTCTGGATGGAATTGCAGTAA
- a CDS encoding arylsulfatase, with product MNLIKVTTFLLIVLGWSMSSAQVLAQNSTKQKPNIIFVITDDQGMGDLGCTGNPYIKTPNIDKFYTDAVRFTNYHVGTTCAPTRSGIMSGRHCNRVNVFHTIMGRSILFEDEVILPQILAQNGYTNAMYGKWHLGDNYPYRPEDRGFHEVVRHAAGGIGQGPDYWMNDYFADTYWHNGVEQKYEEYCTDVFFSEALDFIEKNKDRPFFCYLSTNAPHSPYNVPKEYYDMYVGKEEYKDLNERMLRFYGMITNIDDNFKKLEDKLDELGLTDNTILIFTTDNGTSAGRSTYNAGLKGGKGSQFDGGHRVPFFIRWPNGQITGGKDIDYLVANYDLLPTFVDLLGLDFNPVKPLDGKSLAPLMTQENPEWPNRILYIDTQREQNLIKYKAYSVMDDNWRLIDGNQLYNINRDRAQENNVIEEYPEVAARLAEGYERWWQSFLDEGVDEKYAYIKVGTPYENPTKIMSHDLIIGAYKGVWHQNGAITGEQAGGCWKVEFVTRGEYNIVIRRFPRESGHAINATFPAQEKRIELDKTAPAAVKNDFTKAHLYVAGQTKEAIIEEGQDEVTFKLHVPAGKYDMEARLVDAMKRVHPAYYVYIEKL from the coding sequence ATGAACCTAATAAAAGTAACAACATTCCTTCTTATTGTTCTAGGATGGAGTATGAGTAGTGCTCAGGTGCTGGCTCAAAATAGTACTAAACAGAAACCAAACATTATTTTTGTTATTACCGACGATCAGGGAATGGGCGATTTGGGGTGTACCGGAAATCCATACATCAAAACACCAAACATCGATAAGTTTTATACCGATGCGGTGCGTTTTACCAACTACCATGTGGGAACCACCTGCGCTCCAACACGAAGTGGAATTATGAGCGGCCGACACTGTAACCGCGTAAACGTTTTTCACACCATTATGGGACGTTCTATTCTTTTCGAAGATGAAGTTATATTGCCTCAGATACTTGCGCAAAACGGTTATACCAATGCCATGTATGGGAAATGGCATTTGGGTGACAATTACCCGTACCGACCAGAAGACAGGGGGTTTCATGAGGTGGTACGCCATGCCGCCGGAGGAATTGGCCAGGGACCCGATTACTGGATGAACGATTACTTTGCCGATACATATTGGCACAACGGAGTTGAGCAGAAATATGAGGAATACTGTACCGATGTATTCTTCTCAGAAGCGTTGGATTTTATCGAGAAAAACAAAGACCGTCCGTTTTTCTGTTATCTTTCAACCAATGCCCCTCACTCGCCATACAATGTTCCGAAAGAATATTACGATATGTATGTTGGTAAAGAAGAGTATAAAGATCTGAACGAAAGGATGCTTCGGTTTTACGGAATGATTACCAATATTGATGACAATTTTAAAAAGCTGGAAGATAAGCTTGATGAGCTGGGTTTAACCGATAATACCATTTTGATTTTCACGACCGATAACGGAACTTCGGCTGGCCGCTCAACTTACAATGCCGGATTAAAAGGTGGAAAAGGAAGTCAGTTTGACGGTGGCCACCGCGTGCCCTTTTTTATTCGCTGGCCCAACGGGCAAATTACAGGCGGAAAAGATATTGACTACCTGGTAGCGAATTACGATTTGCTCCCAACCTTTGTTGATTTGCTTGGCCTTGATTTTAATCCGGTAAAACCATTGGATGGAAAGAGCCTTGCTCCTTTAATGACGCAGGAAAATCCGGAATGGCCCAACCGTATTTTGTATATCGACACACAACGCGAGCAAAACCTGATTAAATACAAGGCTTATTCGGTAATGGACGACAACTGGCGCTTGATTGATGGTAACCAGCTCTACAATATTAACAGAGACCGTGCCCAGGAAAATAATGTTATCGAAGAATATCCTGAAGTTGCTGCACGTTTGGCTGAAGGTTATGAACGTTGGTGGCAGTCGTTTTTAGATGAAGGGGTGGATGAGAAATATGCCTATATAAAAGTTGGAACACCTTATGAAAATCCGACAAAAATAATGTCGCACGACTTAATTATTGGGGCGTATAAAGGAGTGTGGCACCAAAACGGAGCCATAACGGGCGAGCAGGCCGGTGGTTGCTGGAAAGTCGAATTTGTTACCAGAGGAGAGTATAATATTGTAATTCGCCGTTTCCCACGCGAGAGCGGACATGCTATCAACGCTACTTTTCCGGCCCAGGAAAAACGTATTGAACTCGACAAAACAGCACCTGCTGCCGTGAAAAATGATTTTACCAAAGCACATTTATATGTAGCGGGTCAAACGAAGGAAGCTATCATCGAGGAAGGTCAGGATGAAGTTACTTTTAAGCTACATGTTCCGGCTGGTAAATACGATATGGAAGCACGCTTGGTTGATGCGATGAAACGAGTGCATCCGGCCTATTATGTATACATTGAAAAACTGTAA
- a CDS encoding sulfatase-like hydrolase/transferase translates to MKHLKKLTTILLLSVALFSCKTEEKESQPNIVVILCDDLGYGDLSGFGHPVIETPNLDKMAEDGIKFTSFYSAAPVCSPSRAGLLTGRSPNRAGIYDFIPGPRKSEDCRDIVHLQAHEQTIPAMLKTVGYSTCLSGKWHCSSHFNSDKQPTPGYFGFDHWFATHNNAAPSHENPKNFVRNGHDVGQLEGFSCQLVVDEALNWLKNKEDRNPFYLQVCFHEPHEPVASPAQLVEKYMSQSENEDQAQYFANVENMDKAVGQLIEYLKANHGDNTLIVFSSDNGPETLMRYYRAKRSYGSPGELKGMKLWTSEAGFRVPGVFQWLGKETFNGTTDAVVSSLDFMPTFAELSGAALPDIVLDGQSMLPLIETGKMHREKPLTWAFYDAINERMVAMRTNDWKIMCRLKSDTSYVENFHNIYDGNEQMIKEAELTDFVLYNMNEDISESTDVSEKYPDKFEEMKELLKSEYAALLEGSFVWERKE, encoded by the coding sequence ATGAAACATCTTAAAAAATTAACAACTATTTTGCTACTAAGCGTAGCCCTTTTCTCCTGCAAAACAGAAGAAAAGGAAAGCCAGCCCAACATTGTCGTAATTTTATGCGATGACCTTGGCTATGGCGATTTATCAGGTTTCGGTCACCCTGTTATTGAAACACCTAACCTGGATAAAATGGCCGAAGACGGTATTAAGTTCACCAGTTTTTATTCGGCAGCACCAGTGTGTTCACCATCCCGAGCTGGTTTGCTTACAGGAAGAAGTCCAAACAGAGCAGGGATTTACGATTTTATTCCCGGACCACGAAAAAGCGAGGATTGTCGCGATATTGTGCATCTTCAGGCACATGAACAAACCATACCGGCCATGCTAAAAACGGTTGGGTATTCAACTTGTTTGTCGGGGAAATGGCACTGCAGTTCGCATTTTAATTCTGATAAACAACCAACACCGGGTTACTTTGGTTTCGACCACTGGTTTGCCACGCATAACAATGCGGCACCAAGCCACGAAAATCCTAAAAATTTTGTGCGCAATGGCCATGATGTTGGGCAATTGGAAGGATTTAGTTGCCAGTTGGTTGTTGATGAAGCATTAAACTGGCTCAAAAACAAAGAAGACAGAAATCCGTTTTACCTGCAGGTGTGTTTTCACGAACCGCACGAACCCGTAGCATCTCCTGCACAACTGGTTGAAAAATATATGTCGCAATCGGAAAACGAAGACCAGGCTCAGTATTTTGCCAATGTAGAAAATATGGATAAGGCAGTAGGACAATTAATTGAGTACCTTAAAGCTAATCATGGTGATAATACGCTGATTGTTTTTAGCTCCGATAATGGCCCTGAAACTTTAATGCGTTACTATCGAGCCAAACGTTCGTATGGTTCGCCTGGCGAGCTAAAAGGAATGAAACTTTGGACGAGCGAAGCGGGTTTTCGTGTTCCCGGAGTTTTTCAGTGGTTAGGAAAAGAAACGTTTAACGGCACTACCGATGCTGTGGTTTCATCGCTCGATTTCATGCCCACCTTTGCCGAATTATCGGGGGCAGCTTTGCCCGATATTGTTTTGGATGGCCAATCGATGTTGCCGCTTATTGAAACCGGGAAAATGCACCGGGAGAAACCATTGACCTGGGCATTTTACGATGCCATAAACGAGCGTATGGTGGCCATGCGCACCAACGACTGGAAAATTATGTGCCGCCTGAAAAGCGATACTTCCTATGTGGAAAATTTCCATAACATTTACGATGGAAACGAGCAGATGATTAAAGAAGCAGAACTTACTGATTTCGTTTTGTATAATATGAATGAAGACATCTCTGAAAGCACTGATGTTTCGGAAAAATACCCTGATAAATTTGAAGAGATGAAAGAATTGTTGAAGTCGGAATATGCCGCACTTCTTGAAGGTAGCTTTGTTTGGGAAAGGAAAGAATAA
- a CDS encoding alpha/beta hydrolase, whose product MMKILIKSLLLVVLFSTAGYAQKTDNHSKQVDKTQPSTITYKEIDGSKLDLTFRYPPKFKKNKKYPTIIFFFGGGWNGGTTEQFKPQAEYFAERGMITVLADYRVKSRHKTTPYEAAADALSSIRFLRKHAKELNIDADKIVASGGSAGGHLAAVTGVCTTLDEKSEDLSISSKANALVLFNPVFDNGPEGFCHERMGERWKEISPAHNITKDAPPTIVFLGREDHLIPVSIAENYKAKMNEAGCRCDLFLYDGAGHGFFNNYKYDGKFYMETVRETDLFLKSLGYIKGKPSL is encoded by the coding sequence ATGATGAAGATACTTATAAAATCATTGCTCTTGGTGGTTCTGTTTTCCACAGCCGGGTATGCTCAAAAGACAGACAATCATTCGAAGCAGGTTGATAAAACCCAGCCTTCAACGATCACTTATAAGGAGATTGATGGGAGCAAGCTCGATTTGACCTTCCGCTATCCGCCAAAATTCAAAAAGAACAAAAAATACCCCACCATTATTTTTTTCTTTGGTGGAGGCTGGAACGGCGGAACTACCGAACAGTTTAAGCCACAGGCGGAGTATTTTGCTGAACGGGGAATGATTACTGTTTTGGCCGATTACCGTGTAAAATCGCGCCATAAAACCACTCCTTACGAAGCAGCAGCCGATGCGCTCTCGTCCATTCGTTTTTTACGTAAACACGCCAAAGAACTGAATATTGATGCGGATAAAATTGTGGCTTCAGGAGGTTCAGCAGGGGGGCACCTTGCTGCTGTTACAGGTGTTTGTACAACTCTTGACGAAAAAAGTGAAGACTTAAGTATAAGCTCAAAAGCAAATGCCCTCGTTTTGTTTAACCCTGTGTTTGATAATGGCCCTGAGGGGTTCTGCCATGAACGGATGGGCGAACGCTGGAAAGAAATATCGCCGGCTCATAACATTACCAAAGATGCCCCGCCAACAATTGTTTTTCTGGGTCGGGAAGACCATTTAATACCTGTTTCGATTGCCGAAAACTACAAGGCAAAAATGAATGAAGCGGGATGCCGTTGCGATTTGTTTTTGTACGATGGTGCCGGGCACGGATTCTTTAATAATTATAAATACGACGGTAAGTTTTACATGGAAACCGTTCGAGAAACAGACCTTTTCTTAAAATCATTGGGATATATTAAAGGAAAGCCCAGCCTGTAA